Proteins encoded by one window of Vigna radiata var. radiata cultivar VC1973A chromosome 5, Vradiata_ver6, whole genome shotgun sequence:
- the LOC106760698 gene encoding protein FAR-RED IMPAIRED RESPONSE 1-like codes for MATCPPNVNVVAEINEEINTDYDSYLELVPTSNMCFDTMQEAKKFYSDYGEGKYVSNIRLEVKTLPSQTNQCPAGISIARKVDKWFVRTVVLDHSHELCPQTSNLIHGNRQLNMHAKHTLKVNDDASVRINKSFLSRVSEAGGYENMQFVERDARNFIGQHRRSLCKEDARSRAACEEFGDVVSFDTTYLTNKYDMPFAPFVGVNHHGQSILLGCGLLSSEDTSSFIWLFKCWLRCMGNKAPDNIVTNQCKAKANAIEEVFSNTKHRWFLWHIMKKIPEKFQGYKNYVGIKCDIKVVVNESANSMDFDIGWKRLLTTHGLENNE; via the exons ATGGCCACTTGTCCACCCAACGTCAATGTGGTTGCTGAAATCAATGAGGAAATAAATACGGATTATGATAGTTATTTAGAGTTGGTTCCTACTTCGAACATGTGTTTTGACACAATGCAAGAGgcaaagaaattttattctgACTATGG GGAAGGTAAATATGTTTCCAACATTCGTCTAGAGGTCAAAACTCTTCCAAGTCAGACTAATCAATGTCCTGCTGGAATAAGCATTGCACGAAAAGTGGACAAATGGTTTGTTAGGACTGTAGTTTTAGATCACAGTCATGAGCTGTGTCCACAAACCTCCAATTTAATCCATGGTAATAGGCAATTGAACATGCATGCAAAGCACACTTTGAAAGTGAATGATGATGCCAGTGTACGTATTaataagagtttccttagcAGAGTTAGTGAAGCTGGTGGATATGAAAACATGCAATTTGTGGAGCGAGATGCTAGGAACTTCATTGGTCAACATAGAAGGTCACTGTGTAAGGAGG ATGCTCGAAGCCGAGCTGCATGTGAGGAGTTCGGTGATGTAGTGTCGTTTGACACCACGTACTTAACCAACAAGTACGACATGCCATTTGCTCCATTTGTAGGAGTTAACCACCATGGACAATCCATTCTACTTGGTTGTGGATTGCTCTCATCTGAGGACACTTCTTCATTTATATGGTTATTCAAATGTTGGTTAAGATGCATGGGAAACAAGGCGCCTGACAATATTGTAACTAATCAATGCAAGGCCAAGGCAAATGCAATTGAAGAAGTCTTCTCAAACACAAAACATAGGTGGTTTTTGTGGCACATAATGAAAAAGATACCTGAAAAATTTCAGGGATATAAGAATTATGTTGGTATTAAGTGTGATATAAAAGTGGTTGTCAATGAATCTGCTAATTCAATGGACTTTGACATAGGTTGGAAGCGACTACTTACCACACATGGCttagaaaataatgaatga